The window CTGATGGCGTATCACTCCCGCAAGGACCTGCACCTGTTCAAGGCGTTGGTCCATACCGGCCGGTGCGACATCACCGCGTGCAAGTGCGTGAGCTTTTTCCCCCACCACCTTTCGGGTGCTATGACGCCCGAGGTCGACCAGTTCAGGTGGGTCGACCTCGCGGACGTCCCGAAGTTTGCGGCCAAGTCCATGACCGCATTGCTCCGGACGCTCCCCGGCTTTGAAGCGGTGCCTGCACGCGAGAGCTGAAGGCGTTCGCAGGCGGCAGGTTCACGCCGCCTCGGCTCGCACGTGGGTCCGGCCCGAATGCCCCGGCTCGTAGAGCGTCCCCTGCGGCCGGTTCGGGTCTTCCCAACGCTGCTGGCGGTCGATCTGCTTGGCGGACATCCTGTGGGCCAACGAAGGCAGCACTTTCGACATCGCGGTGTTCAGCACCGACATCGTCCCCACCTTGACGTCGCGCCCCCAATCGGTCGCGGCCTTGAGGATCGCCTTCGCCACGTCCTTGGGATCGATCATGGGCGTGGGCAGCTTCGGCTCCTGGTCCATGTAGTTCTTCGCGTGCTCCGGGTACGGCGTGTTCACTGCCGTCGGCTGGATGAGCACATGTGCACCGGAGCCTGGTCCACGTCCTCGACCTCGATTCGCAGCGCATCGGTGAAGCCCTTCACTGCGTGCTTCGTCCGCCACGTCCGCGGCTGCGACCGCGGCACGTCCGCCCTTGGCCTACCTCGTGGAGACGAAGCCCCGGCGCCGGGCAAGGCAGCCATCTGAATCCGGTGGACTCGCGCGTGGCGGAGCTCCGCGCTCGTGTTGAATCACGGGGTTCGAGCTACAGCGTCTTCTGCCTGAAGGTCTACATCCTGCGCCTGCGGCACCAACTATTCCTGAGGCGCCCACACCGCGCTAACAATTTTGAGTTCTCCGTTGCGCTCTTGCGCTGCCAGGACAAGTCGATCTCTCGGATAGTGCGGAAAGCGCGCGACCGCAATGTACTTATCCTTGCTGTTTGAAGGTTGGACCGAGAAAACGTACGAACGAAAGTCCTTGCGAATCAATTCCCCGAGCCCCGGACCACGTCGCGAAGCGGTGCGCATGT is drawn from Variovorax sp. PBS-H4 and contains these coding sequences:
- a CDS encoding NUDIX hydrolase; translated protein: MKTTSYGVLILNEHGQLLLAHATGQRHWDIPKGGAEEGESPREAAIREVQEETGIDLTTADMEELGLMAYHSRKDLHLFKALVHTGRCDITACKCVSFFPHHLSGAMTPEVDQFRWVDLADVPKFAAKSMTALLRTLPGFEAVPARES